The following proteins are encoded in a genomic region of Bacilli bacterium:
- the minC gene encoding septum site-determining protein MinC — protein sequence MSTAKHHVTIKGVKDGLVFLLDDNCTFAELLSELKDKLETTHHQILTGPLISVTVKLGERKLSAEEETLIRNTIGRRGNLLIKSLEAGSRAGKSAPSFKVIKGMIRSGQTVHHEGNLLLIGDVNPGGTISCTGDIYVMGSLRGIAHAGANGNAQAVIAASHLHPTQLRIAHIISRPPDEWESGEMFMEFAYLEDDKMNIDKLSQLHRIRPGNMEW from the coding sequence ATGTCCACTGCAAAACATCATGTGACGATTAAAGGCGTCAAGGACGGGCTTGTTTTTTTGTTGGACGACAACTGCACATTTGCGGAATTGCTCAGTGAGCTTAAGGACAAGCTGGAAACCACCCATCACCAAATATTGACCGGGCCGCTTATTTCGGTGACTGTCAAATTGGGGGAACGCAAACTCTCCGCGGAGGAGGAAACATTGATCCGCAATACGATCGGCCGGCGCGGCAATCTCTTGATCAAATCGCTCGAAGCGGGCAGCAGGGCAGGCAAAAGCGCACCTTCGTTCAAAGTGATCAAAGGCATGATCCGTTCCGGGCAAACGGTTCATCATGAAGGCAATCTGCTCTTGATCGGCGATGTCAATCCCGGCGGCACGATATCTTGCACCGGCGATATTTATGTGATGGGCTCGTTAAGGGGGATCGCGCACGCCGGTGCGAACGGCAATGCGCAAGCAGTAATCGCCGCATCCCACCTGCATCCGACGCAACTCAGAATCGCCCACATCATCAGCAGGCCCCCCGACGAGTGGGAATCCGGGGAAATGTTCATGGAGTTTGCCTATCTGGAAGACGACAAAATGAATATCGACAAGCTATCGCAGTTGCACCGCATCCGCCCGGGCAATATGGAATGGTGA